A single genomic interval of Candidatus Binatia bacterium harbors:
- a CDS encoding SDR family oxidoreductase — MLLKDKIALVTGSTNNIGLGIARAFAREGAKVIVHSRHGDETKKIATEIGGDHFAADLSQPEQVERLFAHIKTNHRRLDLLVNTVAHSTKNDILETTLEEWSRIMAVNVTGYFLCIQHGARMMKENGGGAIINISAASGERGSPGTAVYSISKGAINALTRQAAVDLAPYKIRVNGIISGIVGTPLGRKDMGNRKPEYESIPLRRIGQPEDVGEAAVFLASEKASYITNAILPVDGGRMNSMGSASRG, encoded by the coding sequence ATGCTGCTGAAAGACAAAATCGCGCTGGTTACGGGATCGACCAACAACATCGGCCTGGGCATTGCGCGGGCGTTCGCGCGCGAGGGGGCGAAGGTGATCGTCCACTCGCGCCACGGCGACGAAACAAAAAAGATCGCGACGGAAATCGGCGGCGACCACTTTGCCGCGGATCTGTCCCAGCCGGAGCAGGTGGAACGCCTCTTCGCTCATATCAAAACCAATCATCGACGCCTCGACCTTCTCGTCAACACGGTCGCGCATTCGACCAAGAACGACATTTTGGAGACGACGCTGGAAGAATGGAGCCGGATTATGGCGGTGAACGTCACCGGCTACTTTCTCTGCATCCAGCACGGCGCGCGGATGATGAAAGAAAACGGCGGCGGCGCGATCATCAACATCTCGGCTGCATCGGGAGAGAGAGGCAGTCCGGGAACCGCGGTCTACTCGATCTCCAAGGGCGCGATCAACGCGCTCACGCGCCAGGCCGCGGTCGATCTCGCGCCCTATAAGATCAGGGTCAACGGCATTATCTCGGGCATCGTCGGCACGCCGCTCGGAAGAAAAGACATGGGAAACCGGAAACCGGAATACGAGAGCATTCCGCTTAGACGCATCGGCCAACCTGAAGATGTCGGGGAAGCGGCGGTGTTCCTGGCTTCGGAAAAGGCGAGCTACATTACCAACGCGATCCTGCCGGTGGACGGCGGGCGGATGAACTCGATGGGCAGCGCGTCCCGCGGGTAG
- a CDS encoding HAMP domain-containing sensor histidine kinase translates to MSLRQQQIMVFVATVVVIFGLFATGILLVAKRLTTEATLQTALLLARQVEIALAQSLQQAPDAPPNAPPTAAQQQNKPSSSFWDFLGRLYPGNPPAASNPPAKTPPTPWRHTQVQGLIKAYIDRNSSIQAMWVLNSEGKILYSSQSREQGQTLAEPALRENLAKGITTIESYSDDEQTYYDVLVPLQMPEGARGTGGLRLWINPSDWTGLVSGLWRQFTLLFLLGADVALLAAFLTTALYTRRFRLINEALREAEAGTYQARPRYGSRDEIGTSLDLIDRLVMKQRGHIGLTAPLQRVSVAARTLVHEIKTPLNAMTVHLELLRHSAPNAQSSDTSPQVATHQRSLEALDASARQVDQLLRDFADYSTPVTLERQPLDVARVLEASVEAMLAQCTAQRIAVTMDLPAGPWMLEGDQLRLRQAFDNLLRNAVEAQPHGGAIQVSGEHNGNQITLRFKDSGPGIPPEKLATIFDFGQSTKPGGSGIGLSLSQLIVEAHGGTLQYEENGADSGAVFRLTLPLNGGVL, encoded by the coding sequence ATGAGCCTGCGCCAACAGCAGATCATGGTCTTTGTCGCCACGGTGGTGGTGATTTTCGGTCTCTTCGCCACAGGCATCTTGTTGGTCGCGAAGCGGCTGACTACGGAAGCCACGCTCCAGACTGCCCTGCTTCTGGCCCGGCAAGTCGAGATCGCCCTGGCGCAGAGCCTGCAGCAAGCTCCTGACGCGCCGCCGAACGCTCCGCCGACCGCGGCTCAGCAGCAAAACAAGCCGTCTTCATCGTTCTGGGATTTTCTTGGGCGGCTCTACCCAGGCAATCCACCAGCGGCCAGCAATCCACCCGCGAAAACCCCGCCCACCCCTTGGCGTCACACGCAGGTCCAGGGCTTGATCAAGGCCTACATCGACCGCAACTCCAGCATTCAGGCGATGTGGGTGCTGAACTCGGAAGGCAAAATTCTCTACTCGTCCCAAAGCCGGGAACAAGGCCAAACGCTGGCGGAACCGGCGCTGCGCGAAAACCTTGCCAAAGGAATCACCACGATCGAATCGTACAGCGACGATGAACAGACGTATTACGACGTTCTCGTGCCGCTGCAGATGCCGGAAGGCGCGCGCGGTACCGGCGGCTTGAGATTATGGATCAACCCTTCGGACTGGACCGGGCTCGTCTCGGGTCTATGGCGGCAATTCACCCTGCTGTTTCTGCTCGGCGCCGACGTCGCGCTGCTCGCCGCCTTTCTCACCACGGCGTTGTACACGCGGCGGTTTCGCTTGATCAACGAGGCCTTGCGCGAAGCGGAGGCCGGCACGTATCAAGCCCGGCCGCGTTACGGCAGCCGGGATGAAATCGGTACCAGTCTCGACTTGATCGACCGTTTGGTGATGAAACAGCGCGGCCACATCGGTCTCACCGCGCCTTTGCAGCGCGTGTCCGTGGCGGCGCGGACTCTGGTCCACGAGATCAAAACTCCTCTCAACGCCATGACCGTGCATCTGGAGCTGCTGCGCCACTCCGCTCCAAACGCCCAAAGCAGCGACACCTCGCCCCAAGTGGCGACGCACCAGCGATCGCTGGAAGCGCTCGACGCCAGCGCCCGACAGGTCGATCAATTGCTGCGCGATTTCGCCGATTACAGCACGCCGGTGACGCTGGAGCGGCAACCACTCGACGTGGCCCGGGTCCTCGAAGCGAGCGTGGAAGCCATGTTGGCCCAATGCACCGCCCAGAGGATCGCCGTCACCATGGATCTCCCCGCCGGGCCGTGGATGCTGGAAGGCGATCAGCTCCGCTTGCGCCAGGCGTTCGATAACTTGCTCAGGAACGCCGTGGAAGCGCAGCCCCACGGCGGCGCCATCCAAGTCAGCGGCGAGCACAACGGGAATCAAATCACCCTCCGCTTCAAAGACTCCGGCCCGGGAATTCCTCCGGAGAAGCTCGCCACGATTTTCGATTTCGGCCAGAGCACGAAGCCGGGAGGCAGCGGCATCGGTCTTTCCTTGAGCCAGTTGATCGTCGAGGCCCACGGCGGCACGCTTCAGTACGAGGAAAATGGCGCAGACTCCGGCGCTGTTTTTCGCCTGACCTTACCGCTGAACGGAGGCGTCCTGTGA
- a CDS encoding glycine zipper domain-containing protein: MKNTACTRTFSALTVAALLAVGCAGGPLTTREKGAGIGALGGAAAGGIVGSAVGHPAAGALIGGGLGLGAGALIGDQLQGQEYRNYEQDREIRRNQAEIERLRRQQGEY; the protein is encoded by the coding sequence ATGAAAAATACGGCTTGCACCAGAACTTTCTCGGCACTTACGGTAGCGGCGCTCCTCGCCGTGGGCTGCGCCGGCGGGCCTTTGACCACGCGTGAAAAAGGGGCCGGCATCGGAGCTCTCGGAGGAGCCGCCGCAGGGGGCATTGTTGGCAGCGCTGTGGGTCATCCGGCGGCGGGCGCGCTGATCGGCGGTGGACTGGGCTTGGGCGCGGGCGCGCTGATCGGTGACCAACTCCAGGGTCAGGAGTATCGAAATTACGAGCAGGACCGCGAGATTCGCAGAAACCAGGCGGAAATCGAACGGCTGAGACGCCAGCAAGGCGAGTACTAA
- a CDS encoding ABC transporter substrate-binding protein: MDYKLRRFFLAGIAVLFCLPFAIPAEAGLPTDQTKATVDKVISILQQPGPKKEERRQQLRDTIYSRFDFPEMAKRSLGPHWSRRTPEEQQEFTKVFADLLESSYVDKIEGYNGEKVAYTREQQDKDNAEVFTKIITKKGEEFSINYKLHPVDGEWKVYDVVVENISLVNNYRSQFNRVLANASFDELLKKLQQKAPDLKAPGVKKG, translated from the coding sequence ATGGATTACAAATTGCGTCGGTTCTTTCTTGCTGGGATCGCTGTGTTGTTTTGTCTCCCGTTCGCGATCCCGGCCGAGGCGGGGCTGCCGACCGATCAGACCAAGGCCACCGTCGATAAAGTTATCAGCATTTTGCAACAACCGGGCCCGAAGAAGGAAGAACGGCGCCAGCAATTGCGCGATACTATCTATTCCAGGTTCGACTTCCCCGAGATGGCCAAGCGGTCGCTGGGCCCGCACTGGTCCCGCCGCACGCCCGAGGAGCAGCAGGAGTTCACCAAGGTCTTCGCCGATCTGCTGGAGAGTTCTTACGTAGACAAGATCGAAGGCTATAACGGGGAAAAGGTCGCTTATACGCGCGAACAGCAGGACAAAGACAACGCCGAGGTGTTCACCAAGATCATCACGAAAAAAGGCGAAGAATTCTCCATCAATTATAAGCTTCATCCGGTCGACGGAGAGTGGAAAGTCTACGACGTAGTGGTGGAAAACATCAGCCTGGTCAACAACTATAGGTCGCAATTCAATCGCGTTCTAGCCAACGCGTCGTTCGATGAGCTGCTGAAAAAATTGCAACAAAAAGCGCCGGATCTAAAGGCGCCGGGAGTTAAAAAAGGGTGA
- a CDS encoding glycine zipper domain-containing protein produces MKSKILGVLIAGALTLVLGGCSEPLSKREQGGLIGAGVGAGTGAIIGSTVGHAAVGALIGGPIGLIAGALIGDQLMAQDRRQDEQQHQIDRNRAELERQRRENERLREQPLER; encoded by the coding sequence ATGAAAAGCAAAATCCTTGGAGTACTGATAGCGGGCGCGCTGACGCTGGTGCTGGGCGGCTGTTCCGAGCCGCTGTCTAAAAGAGAGCAGGGCGGGCTCATCGGCGCGGGCGTGGGCGCCGGCACCGGAGCCATCATCGGCAGCACGGTCGGCCACGCAGCAGTAGGCGCTCTGATCGGCGGGCCGATCGGGCTGATCGCCGGAGCTTTGATCGGCGACCAGTTGATGGCGCAAGACAGAAGGCAGGACGAACAGCAGCACCAAATCGATCGCAACCGGGCGGAACTCGAACGGCAACGCAGAGAGAACGAGCGCCTGAGGGAACAACCGCTCGAGCGATGA
- a CDS encoding SGNH/GDSL hydrolase family protein, translating to MKQNFGSWNATRRVGLLLFSFYAAEGAGLLSALAWYKNGARPFLLLLTGRYSPFFLGGTLTFLASSVYLFSRYRRAQRDNRREFWFTLALNVVVVGALLIFGEATVRLFQSRIFFATTFMNTVLLPRSWGESIARNRALLERAPSNISYFIPDDLLGWTIGANRRSTDGLYSSSAEGIRSARAGESYAARTRAYRIALVGDSFTFGLEVPFEESWGHRLEQEFESRIQVLNFGVDGYGVDQAYLRYWRDVRPWKPDLVIFGFINHDLYRSMAVYAFVSFPEWGFPFAKPRFAVDRGKLHMVNAPVLSPEAILAHRSIFDLPFIEYDRGYNPHEWEWRPYHRSYLVRFLLSRYPRWPEQRSDVVSDEAVKVVNSEILTSFAKLAKAEGSTPLIVYLPSRIGFQDGGTEAKDSVLRMLRARGIEYEDLTSCLRRFSVSELFIEGRPHYSPKGNAMVARCLSPIVRRHLNRRSSQKVDPS from the coding sequence GTGAAACAGAATTTCGGATCATGGAACGCCACGCGCCGCGTGGGCCTGCTGCTTTTTTCCTTCTACGCCGCGGAGGGCGCAGGCCTGTTGAGCGCACTGGCATGGTACAAGAACGGCGCCAGACCGTTTCTACTGCTTTTAACCGGCCGGTACAGTCCGTTCTTCCTTGGAGGAACGCTGACGTTTCTCGCTTCGAGCGTTTACTTGTTTTCCCGCTATCGTAGGGCGCAGCGAGATAACAGACGAGAGTTTTGGTTTACCCTTGCGCTCAACGTCGTCGTGGTCGGCGCCTTGCTGATTTTTGGCGAGGCTACCGTTCGCCTGTTCCAATCCCGAATATTCTTTGCCACCACATTCATGAATACCGTTTTGCTGCCCCGAAGCTGGGGCGAATCGATCGCGCGCAATCGTGCGCTGCTGGAGCGAGCTCCAAGCAACATTTCTTATTTTATTCCGGACGATCTGTTGGGCTGGACCATCGGGGCCAATCGGCGGAGTACCGACGGCCTCTACTCAAGCAGCGCGGAGGGAATCCGAAGCGCCCGCGCAGGCGAATCTTATGCCGCCCGTACTCGGGCCTATCGCATCGCGCTGGTCGGAGATTCTTTTACTTTTGGCCTTGAAGTTCCGTTCGAGGAATCGTGGGGACATCGGTTGGAACAAGAGTTCGAATCGCGGATTCAAGTTCTCAACTTTGGCGTCGACGGCTACGGCGTCGATCAGGCTTACCTCCGATATTGGAGAGATGTGCGCCCTTGGAAACCCGATCTTGTCATTTTCGGGTTCATCAACCATGACCTCTATCGCAGCATGGCGGTCTACGCTTTCGTCAGCTTTCCAGAGTGGGGCTTTCCGTTTGCCAAGCCGCGATTCGCCGTCGATAGGGGGAAGCTTCACATGGTCAACGCGCCGGTTCTTAGCCCCGAGGCGATCCTGGCACACCGTTCGATCTTCGACCTGCCTTTTATCGAGTACGACAGAGGCTACAACCCGCATGAGTGGGAGTGGCGGCCTTATCATCGCTCTTACTTGGTTCGATTTTTACTTTCCAGATATCCTCGTTGGCCGGAGCAACGCTCGGACGTCGTTTCCGACGAGGCCGTTAAGGTCGTCAACAGCGAAATCCTTACGTCCTTCGCGAAACTGGCCAAAGCGGAAGGTTCGACACCCTTGATCGTTTACCTTCCGAGTCGCATCGGTTTTCAAGACGGCGGGACCGAGGCGAAAGATTCGGTTCTGAGGATGCTACGGGCGAGAGGCATTGAATATGAAGACTTAACCTCCTGTCTCAGGAGATTCAGCGTATCCGAACTTTTCATCGAGGGACGTCCTCATTATTCGCCAAAAGGCAACGCAATGGTGGCGCGATGTTTGAGTCCTATCGTGCGCAGGCACTTGAATAGACGGAGTAGCCAAAAGGTCGACCCGAGCTGA
- a CDS encoding MFS transporter — MLELSQDGWLLLAACAVRSFAYGFLSVVLGLYLDVIGLGTTAIGWIFTAALAGGAIMTVVLTGVADRFGRKTLLVIGAMLMALAGLVFVATNNPLLLAVAAIFGTISPSGKEVGPFLSIEQAILPQTTGDQNRTAVFSVYNLVGSLAGALGALAVGLPSLLSLPLLTGYRLLIGGYVAAAALMLLLFAMLSPAIEARTRPTEVARRIGVKKSRAIVAKLSALFALDAFAGGFIVQSLVAYWFFLRYKTDIKALGGIFFGTNLLSALSFLAAPLIARRIGLLNTMVFTHLPSNFLLLLVPLMPNVQSAVVVLLARHLLSQLDVPTRQSYTMAIVDSGERAASAGIMSVARNTGAAAAPLFASAILAIPSLGLPFLLAGGLKIIYDVWIFAVFRHVRPPEEIVGRSS; from the coding sequence GTGCTGGAGCTTTCGCAAGACGGATGGCTCCTATTGGCCGCCTGCGCCGTCCGCTCATTCGCTTATGGCTTTCTGTCCGTAGTGCTCGGCCTTTACCTTGATGTCATTGGGCTAGGCACGACAGCTATCGGTTGGATCTTTACCGCCGCGCTTGCGGGCGGGGCGATCATGACCGTGGTTCTGACGGGTGTAGCGGACCGCTTCGGTCGCAAGACGCTTCTCGTAATCGGCGCGATGTTGATGGCCCTCGCGGGTCTGGTGTTCGTTGCCACAAACAATCCCCTGTTGCTGGCGGTCGCCGCTATTTTCGGAACCATCAGCCCCTCGGGGAAAGAGGTGGGACCGTTTCTTTCGATCGAACAGGCGATCCTTCCCCAGACGACCGGCGATCAGAACCGAACCGCCGTTTTTTCTGTCTACAATCTTGTGGGCTCGCTCGCCGGCGCTCTCGGCGCGCTGGCGGTCGGGTTGCCGTCGCTCCTGTCGCTGCCTTTGCTCACGGGTTATCGTCTCTTGATCGGAGGTTATGTCGCTGCCGCAGCCCTGATGTTGCTCCTGTTTGCCATGCTCTCACCGGCCATCGAAGCCAGAACCAGACCTACCGAAGTTGCGCGCAGAATCGGCGTCAAAAAGTCACGAGCCATCGTCGCCAAACTGTCGGCATTGTTCGCTCTCGACGCCTTCGCCGGGGGCTTCATCGTTCAGAGCCTGGTCGCCTACTGGTTCTTTCTTCGTTACAAAACCGATATCAAGGCCTTAGGCGGCATCTTCTTCGGCACCAACCTTTTGTCCGCCCTCTCTTTCCTGGCCGCTCCTTTGATCGCGCGGCGGATAGGGCTGTTGAATACGATGGTTTTCACTCACCTGCCGTCGAATTTCCTGCTGCTCCTGGTGCCGCTGATGCCCAACGTGCAGTCGGCGGTCGTCGTGCTGCTGGCACGCCACCTGCTCTCGCAGCTCGATGTGCCTACCCGTCAGTCTTACACGATGGCGATCGTCGATTCCGGCGAGCGGGCCGCCTCAGCGGGCATCATGTCGGTGGCTCGAAACACCGGCGCCGCCGCCGCACCGCTGTTCGCGAGCGCGATTCTCGCGATCCCGTCTTTGGGCTTGCCGTTTTTACTCGCCGGCGGGCTCAAAATTATTTACGACGTTTGGATCTTCGCAGTCTTCCGCCACGTACGGCCGCCGGAAGAGATTGTCGGGAGAAGTTCCTAG
- the moaA gene encoding GTP 3',8-cyclase MoaA, which translates to MVRDLYNRPIKDLRISVTDRCNFRCTYCMPLDEYEWIDKREILSFEEIARVARLFVRAGVEKIRLTGGEPLVRRDVEFLVAELSQLEGLKDLCLTTNGSLLAEKAAALKAAGLKRINVSLDTLDPEKFRRMTKRGDLEKVLEGLFAVKVEGLGPIKINAVVERGVNDDDIIDLVEFARKHDFAIRFIEYMDVGNSNQWTSDKLVSKKEIIEKIQARFPLREIGRDRGSAPSVDYEFADGGGEVGVVASVTEPFCSTCNRARLTADGKLVTCLFSSAGHDIKVLLRGGAPDEKIFEFIANVWGNRKDRYSSERLEALRSSTYDPANHKKIEMITLGG; encoded by the coding sequence ATGGTACGCGACCTATATAACCGCCCGATCAAGGATCTCAGAATCTCGGTTACCGATCGGTGCAACTTCCGCTGCACGTATTGCATGCCGCTCGACGAGTACGAGTGGATCGATAAACGGGAGATCCTTTCTTTCGAAGAGATCGCGCGAGTGGCGCGGCTTTTCGTTCGCGCCGGCGTGGAGAAGATCAGGCTGACGGGCGGAGAGCCGCTGGTGCGCCGCGACGTGGAGTTTCTGGTGGCGGAGCTTTCGCAGCTCGAAGGGCTCAAGGATCTCTGCCTCACGACCAACGGCTCGCTGCTCGCCGAAAAAGCCGCCGCCCTCAAAGCCGCCGGGCTCAAGCGCATCAATGTAAGCCTCGACACGCTCGACCCGGAGAAGTTCAGGCGCATGACCAAGCGCGGCGACCTGGAAAAAGTCCTCGAAGGACTCTTTGCCGTAAAGGTTGAGGGGCTCGGGCCGATCAAGATCAACGCGGTGGTCGAGCGCGGCGTCAACGACGACGACATTATCGATCTGGTCGAGTTCGCGAGAAAGCATGATTTTGCGATTCGCTTCATCGAGTACATGGACGTCGGCAATTCCAACCAATGGACTTCCGACAAGCTCGTATCGAAAAAAGAGATTATCGAAAAAATCCAGGCGCGCTTTCCGCTGCGGGAGATCGGGCGCGACCGGGGCAGCGCGCCGTCGGTCGATTATGAGTTTGCCGACGGTGGGGGGGAAGTCGGAGTGGTGGCGTCGGTCACCGAGCCGTTTTGCTCGACTTGCAACCGGGCGCGGCTTACAGCGGACGGCAAGCTCGTCACGTGTCTATTTTCTTCCGCGGGACATGATATCAAAGTGCTCTTGCGCGGCGGCGCGCCGGACGAGAAAATTTTTGAATTCATCGCCAACGTTTGGGGAAATCGGAAAGACCGCTACTCCTCCGAGCGTCTCGAAGCGCTGCGCTCCTCGACTTACGATCCAGCGAACCACAAGAAAATCGAGATGATTACCTTGGGAGGCTAG
- a CDS encoding sigma-54 dependent transcriptional regulator — translation MTRPRPTVMVVDDDPASRDGLASLLERWGYKSQTAVNGKAALKACEESQPDAMVLDLIMPEMTGLELVQALGDRVRQMAVIMLTGQATIDSAVQAIKLGAYDYLAKPMEANRLRTALEKGLRQVELTREANALRQRLESPLGSYGGLIGKSPPMRQLYQNISRVAATDAPVLVSGESGTGKELVARTLHDLSPRRDGPFLALNCAAIPPTLMESEILGHEKGAFTGALERRLGCFEQSDGGTLFLDEITEMVPEVQAKFLRVLEENQVRRIGAANAVPVSVRVVTATNRSPAQAVKEERLRSDLFYRLSVFHLELPPLRERSDDITLLTRYFLEQFAEKYGRPVLPWVPDFASALKEHSWPGNVRELRNALERVAVLASGPTLTGADVKQFCLSTVLEESADTEPVSLAEAERQAIERALAATGGNKTQAARILGITPKTLNAKLALYGPETAK, via the coding sequence GTGACCCGCCCGCGTCCGACAGTGATGGTGGTCGATGACGATCCGGCGAGTCGGGACGGTTTGGCTTCGCTCTTGGAAAGATGGGGTTACAAGAGCCAGACCGCGGTCAACGGAAAAGCCGCGCTCAAGGCGTGCGAGGAGTCGCAGCCCGATGCCATGGTGCTCGACCTCATCATGCCCGAAATGACCGGCCTCGAGCTGGTGCAGGCTCTGGGAGACAGGGTGCGCCAGATGGCCGTGATCATGCTTACGGGGCAGGCGACGATCGATAGCGCGGTGCAGGCCATCAAGCTCGGCGCATACGACTATCTCGCCAAGCCGATGGAAGCCAACCGACTTCGAACGGCGTTGGAAAAGGGACTGCGGCAGGTGGAACTTACCCGCGAGGCCAACGCGCTGCGCCAGCGGCTGGAGTCCCCGCTCGGCTCTTACGGCGGGCTCATCGGCAAATCTCCGCCGATGCGCCAACTCTACCAGAACATTAGCCGCGTGGCCGCCACCGACGCGCCGGTGCTGGTGAGCGGCGAGAGCGGCACGGGAAAAGAGCTTGTCGCGCGCACGCTACACGACCTCTCGCCGCGCCGCGACGGCCCGTTTCTGGCTCTTAACTGCGCGGCGATCCCACCGACGCTCATGGAAAGCGAAATCTTGGGCCACGAGAAAGGCGCGTTCACCGGCGCTCTGGAGCGCCGGCTCGGCTGCTTCGAGCAGTCCGACGGCGGCACACTGTTTCTCGACGAGATCACCGAGATGGTGCCCGAGGTGCAGGCGAAGTTTCTCCGCGTGCTGGAGGAAAATCAGGTGCGCCGCATCGGCGCGGCCAATGCCGTGCCGGTCTCGGTGCGCGTCGTGACCGCGACCAACCGCTCGCCCGCGCAAGCGGTCAAAGAAGAGCGGCTGAGATCGGATCTTTTTTATCGGCTGAGTGTTTTTCATCTCGAGCTGCCGCCGCTGCGCGAGCGGAGCGACGATATCACGCTCCTGACGCGCTATTTTCTCGAGCAGTTTGCGGAGAAGTACGGCCGGCCGGTGCTTCCCTGGGTGCCGGATTTTGCATCCGCCTTGAAGGAACACTCCTGGCCCGGCAACGTCCGCGAACTGCGCAACGCGCTCGAACGGGTTGCCGTGCTCGCCTCCGGGCCGACTTTAACCGGCGCCGACGTAAAACAGTTTTGCTTGAGCACAGTCCTGGAGGAATCTGCCGACACCGAGCCGGTCTCCTTGGCCGAGGCGGAGCGCCAGGCGATCGAACGCGCCCTGGCCGCGACCGGCGGCAACAAGACCCAGGCCGCCCGGATTCTCGGAATCACCCCCAAGACGCTCAACGCCAAGCTCGCGCTGTACGGCCCCGAAACCGCCAAGTAA
- a CDS encoding DUF4168 domain-containing protein, which produces MSRYLSSRILFGALTILIGLWGLPAQAQDSPKPSQQASTNLSDKELRSFAKAYVEYHKLRQSYEKQIGSVQDAKEKEKLQREGDSKVSKALEKQGLTPQSYNRLYTAVNNNEQLRRKALKMIEEERKNS; this is translated from the coding sequence ATGTCCCGTTATCTTTCGAGTCGGATTTTGTTCGGTGCGCTGACGATCCTGATCGGCCTGTGGGGCCTGCCCGCTCAGGCTCAAGATTCACCCAAGCCGTCTCAGCAGGCCTCGACCAACTTGAGCGATAAGGAACTCCGGAGCTTCGCCAAGGCGTACGTCGAATATCACAAGCTGCGCCAGTCCTATGAAAAGCAGATCGGCAGCGTCCAGGACGCCAAGGAAAAAGAGAAGCTTCAACGCGAGGGAGATTCCAAAGTGAGCAAAGCGTTGGAGAAGCAGGGGCTCACGCCGCAATCTTACAACCGGCTTTATACGGCCGTGAACAACAACGAGCAACTCCGCAGAAAAGCGCTCAAGATGATCGAGGAGGAACGAAAGAACTCATAA